The Mycobacterium seoulense genome has a window encoding:
- a CDS encoding NAD(P)H-dependent amine dehydrogenase family protein, producing the protein MRRVIQFSTGNVGRHSLRAIIGRPDLELVGVHAASAEKIGQDAAQLCGLDKPTGVIATDDIDALAALGADCVVYTSQGETRPMEAIEQMAKFLAAGTNVVGTSMVWLVTPRHADDWLREPLERACAAGDTSLYVNGIDPGFSGDTLVHAAASLTTRISSITVQEIFDYANYDDAEFTGAAMGFGTTPDDDSPMMFLPGVIVSMWGGQVRSLADNLDIKLDDVRQRVEPWYTPERIECTMMTVEPGQMGAVRFATEGVINDKPVITLEHVTRLTQAAAPDWEFPPEGHTGVHRVVVEGEPRVEINTHVSHPVFDSTDAGCISTAGRAVNAIDWVCRAPQGLIGVEDIPLSATMRGLMWNER; encoded by the coding sequence GTGCGCAGAGTCATTCAATTCTCCACCGGAAATGTGGGCCGGCACTCGTTGCGGGCCATCATCGGCAGACCGGACCTCGAACTGGTCGGCGTGCATGCCGCGAGCGCCGAGAAGATCGGCCAGGATGCAGCGCAGTTGTGCGGACTGGACAAGCCGACCGGCGTCATCGCCACCGACGACATCGACGCGCTGGCGGCCCTCGGTGCCGACTGCGTGGTGTACACGTCTCAGGGCGAAACCCGGCCGATGGAAGCCATCGAACAGATGGCCAAGTTTCTTGCGGCGGGCACCAACGTCGTCGGCACGTCGATGGTCTGGCTCGTCACGCCTCGCCACGCCGACGACTGGCTGCGCGAGCCCCTGGAGCGTGCCTGTGCGGCCGGCGACACCTCGCTCTACGTCAACGGCATCGACCCCGGTTTCTCCGGCGATACGCTGGTGCACGCCGCCGCCAGCCTGACCACCCGCATCTCTTCGATCACCGTGCAGGAGATCTTCGACTACGCAAACTATGACGATGCCGAGTTCACAGGCGCAGCAATGGGATTCGGGACAACGCCGGACGACGACTCGCCGATGATGTTCCTGCCAGGGGTGATCGTGTCGATGTGGGGCGGTCAGGTCCGCAGCCTCGCGGACAATCTCGACATCAAACTGGACGACGTACGCCAGCGCGTCGAACCCTGGTACACGCCGGAACGAATCGAATGCACGATGATGACGGTGGAGCCGGGACAGATGGGCGCGGTGCGCTTTGCCACCGAGGGCGTGATCAATGACAAGCCGGTGATCACCCTCGAGCACGTCACCAGGCTCACCCAGGCCGCGGCGCCGGACTGGGAGTTCCCACCCGAGGGGCACACCGGCGTGCACCGCGTCGTCGTGGAGGGCGAACCGCGGGTGGAAATCAACACCCACGTTTCCCACCCCGTCTTCGATTCCACTGATGCGGGCTGCATCTCGACGGCGGGCCGGGCCGTCAATGCGATCGACTGGGTGTGCCGCGCGCCCCAAGGACTGATCGGGGTGGAGGACATCCCGCTGTCCGCGACGATGCGTGGCCTGATGTGGAACGAGCGGTAG
- a CDS encoding carboxylesterase/lipase family protein, with the protein MHQRTVRARTTIGTVEGFTRDGVHRWRSIPYARPPVGPLRLRAPRPAQPWSGVRHCHGFANCAPQQRRYTMLGVGRYQPMGEDCLTLNVVTPEAPADEPLPVMVFIHGGGYILGSSATPLYDGAALARRGCVYVSVNYRLGALGCLDLSSLSTPDIPIDGNLFLRDLVMALRWVKDNIFAFGGDPDNVTIFGESAGAHITATLLAVPAAEGLFSRAISESPAAGMVRSPETAAEFATRFAALLGARPRDAAEALMQASPAQLVDAQHRLIDQGMEDRLGAFPIGPVAGDDVVPLDPVEAMRGGRAHRVPLIVGTNAEEGRLFTRFLKMLPTNQSMIEELLADTEPAARERITAAYPDYPAPSACIQLGGDFAFGSAAWQIAEAHSAHAPTYLYRYDYAPRTLRWSGLGATHATELLAVFDVYRTRFGALLTAAADRRAALRVSNQVQRRWRAFSRHGAPGDDWPAYTTADRAVMVFDHKSRVEFDPHPHRRIAWDGFSLAR; encoded by the coding sequence ATGCATCAGCGCACCGTCCGCGCACGCACGACGATCGGCACCGTCGAAGGCTTCACCCGCGACGGGGTCCACCGCTGGCGATCCATCCCTTACGCCCGGCCACCGGTCGGACCCCTGCGGTTGCGGGCGCCCCGGCCGGCGCAACCTTGGTCGGGTGTGCGGCACTGCCACGGCTTCGCCAACTGCGCACCCCAGCAGCGTCGCTACACCATGCTCGGTGTCGGCCGCTACCAGCCGATGGGGGAGGACTGCCTCACGCTCAACGTCGTCACCCCCGAGGCGCCCGCCGACGAGCCGCTGCCCGTCATGGTCTTCATCCACGGGGGTGGCTACATCCTGGGCAGCTCGGCCACGCCGCTGTACGACGGTGCGGCGCTGGCGCGCCGCGGTTGCGTGTACGTGTCGGTGAACTACCGCCTGGGCGCGTTGGGATGCCTGGACCTGTCGTCACTTTCGACCCCGGATATCCCCATCGACGGCAACCTGTTTCTGCGCGACCTGGTGATGGCGTTGCGCTGGGTGAAAGACAACATCTTCGCGTTCGGCGGCGACCCGGACAACGTCACCATCTTCGGGGAAAGCGCCGGCGCGCACATCACGGCCACCCTGCTGGCGGTGCCCGCCGCCGAAGGGTTGTTCTCCCGGGCCATTTCGGAAAGCCCGGCCGCCGGCATGGTGCGATCGCCAGAGACCGCCGCGGAATTCGCGACGCGCTTCGCCGCCCTGCTGGGCGCTCGCCCGCGGGACGCCGCCGAGGCGCTGATGCAGGCGTCCCCGGCGCAACTGGTGGACGCCCAACACCGGTTGATCGACCAGGGGATGGAGGACAGGCTCGGCGCCTTCCCGATCGGTCCGGTCGCCGGCGACGACGTCGTGCCCCTCGACCCCGTCGAGGCGATGCGCGGTGGCCGCGCGCACCGGGTGCCGCTCATCGTGGGCACCAACGCCGAAGAGGGCCGTCTGTTCACCCGCTTTCTCAAGATGCTGCCGACCAATCAATCGATGATCGAGGAGCTGCTGGCCGATACGGAACCGGCTGCGCGTGAACGCATCACTGCCGCCTACCCGGATTACCCCGCTCCGTCGGCGTGCATCCAGCTCGGCGGCGACTTCGCGTTCGGCTCGGCGGCCTGGCAGATCGCCGAGGCCCACAGCGCCCACGCGCCCACGTACCTCTACCGGTACGACTACGCCCCCCGCACGCTGCGCTGGTCGGGCCTGGGCGCCACCCATGCCACCGAGTTGCTGGCCGTCTTCGACGTCTACCGCACCCGATTCGGCGCCCTGTTGACCGCCGCCGCCGATCGGCGCGCCGCGCTCCGGGTCAGTAACCAGGTACAACGGCGGTGGCGCGCCTTCAGCCGCCATGGTGCACCGGGGGACGACTGGCCCGCCTACACCACCGCCGACCGCGCCGTCATGGTCTTCGACCACAAGAGCCGCGTCGAGTTCGATCCACATCCGCACCGCCGGATCGCCTGGGATGGCTTCTCCCTGGCGCGGTGA
- a CDS encoding gluconokinase, translating to MSGPAPVVVMGVSGSGKSTVGAALAQRLRVPFVDADTLHPRANVAKMAAGQPLDDDDRRPWLDKVGEWLAAHPDGGVVSCSALKRAYRDRLRAHCPRVKFLHLAGSPALISSRLANRAGHFMPAALLGSQFDALQPLAADETGATVDVGQDVGAIIDAFLSGCRP from the coding sequence GTGAGCGGACCGGCGCCCGTCGTGGTGATGGGCGTGTCGGGCTCGGGCAAGTCGACCGTGGGAGCGGCGCTCGCGCAACGCTTGCGGGTCCCCTTCGTCGACGCCGACACGCTGCACCCGCGGGCCAACGTCGCCAAGATGGCGGCCGGCCAACCGCTCGACGACGACGACCGCCGCCCCTGGCTGGACAAGGTCGGCGAGTGGTTGGCCGCCCACCCCGACGGCGGCGTGGTGAGCTGCTCGGCGCTCAAACGCGCATACCGCGACCGGCTGCGCGCCCACTGCCCGCGGGTGAAGTTCCTGCACCTCGCCGGTTCACCGGCGCTGATCAGTAGCCGACTGGCGAACCGGGCCGGTCACTTCATGCCGGCCGCGCTCCTGGGCTCGCAATTCGACGCGCTGCAGCCGCTCGCCGCCGACGAGACCGGCGCGACCGTCGACGTCGGTCAGGACGTCGGCGCGATCATCGACGCCTTCCTGTCGGGGTGCAGACCCTAG
- a CDS encoding mycofactocin-coupled SDR family oxidoreductase, whose product MTPHPGRVAGKRFLITGAARGMGRSHALRLAEEGADLILVDICRSLPEIEYPLATEQDLDETVRLVREFGRRCVSRVVDVRNEVALRETVDDGVAVLGGLDGAVANAGVLTVAPWDKTTLEDWRTVVDVNLIGVWNTCAAAIPHLLDQGGGSLVNISSAGAIKGFPLQLPYTAAKHGVVGLTLALANELAAQNVRVNSVHPTGSPTGMIPPSIGAALGELRPDLIPIFVNAMPTPAIEPLEVSHAVLFLLSDESRYVTGLQFKVDAGVTIN is encoded by the coding sequence GTGACACCACATCCGGGACGTGTTGCCGGTAAACGCTTTCTGATTACCGGTGCCGCCCGCGGGATGGGGCGTAGCCACGCGCTCCGGCTTGCCGAGGAGGGCGCCGACCTGATCCTGGTCGACATCTGCCGATCTCTGCCCGAGATCGAATATCCCTTGGCCACAGAGCAAGACCTCGACGAGACGGTGCGGCTGGTTCGTGAATTCGGCCGCCGCTGTGTGAGTCGGGTCGTCGACGTCCGCAACGAGGTCGCGCTCCGCGAGACGGTCGATGACGGTGTCGCGGTTCTCGGCGGTTTGGATGGCGCCGTCGCCAACGCCGGTGTGCTGACGGTTGCGCCGTGGGACAAGACGACTCTCGAGGACTGGCGCACGGTGGTCGACGTCAATCTCATCGGGGTGTGGAACACCTGTGCGGCGGCCATACCCCACTTGCTTGACCAAGGCGGCGGCAGCCTGGTCAATATCAGCTCTGCCGGCGCCATCAAAGGCTTTCCGCTGCAGCTGCCTTACACAGCCGCGAAGCATGGTGTCGTGGGTTTGACGTTGGCGTTGGCCAACGAATTGGCCGCCCAGAATGTTCGGGTCAACTCGGTGCATCCGACGGGATCTCCCACCGGCATGATCCCGCCGTCGATCGGGGCCGCTCTGGGCGAATTGCGGCCCGACCTGATCCCCATCTTCGTCAATGCGATGCCCACCCCGGCCATCGAGCCCCTAGAGGTCAGCCACGCGGTGCTGTTCCTGCTATCCGACGAGTCCCGCTATGTGACGGGATTGCAGTTCAAGGTCGACGCCGGCGTAACGATCAACTAA
- a CDS encoding SDR family NAD(P)-dependent oxidoreductase, which yields MRFDGQVAVITGAGGGLGRQYALLLASRGARVVVNDIGGSVTGDGSDAAVAGVVVDEIRRQGGEAVADSHSVTTPEGAEAIIDTALRAWGRVDIVINNAGIVGDAPFEDMTADRLEPLVDVHLKGAFYVARPAWKVMREQRYGRVLNTCSAAGLLGAERMSNYGAAKTGMIGLTRVLAAEGAEHGIKVNAIAPIAHTRMLTHSLDGATEADDAAARAVLDDLAGQYLRELDPARVAPVAAFLAHRDCPVSGEIYTAGAGHVARFFIGRTKGFRSPDLSIEDVRDHLDEIRDETGYTVPGGPADEIAELFATITNN from the coding sequence ATGCGGTTCGACGGGCAGGTCGCCGTGATCACCGGTGCGGGCGGCGGTCTGGGCAGGCAATACGCGTTGCTCCTCGCGTCGCGTGGCGCGCGCGTCGTGGTCAACGACATCGGCGGCTCGGTGACGGGGGATGGCTCCGACGCCGCGGTGGCGGGCGTCGTCGTCGACGAGATCCGCCGCCAGGGCGGTGAGGCCGTCGCCGACAGCCACAGCGTGACGACTCCCGAAGGCGCAGAGGCCATTATCGACACCGCCCTACGCGCGTGGGGACGCGTCGACATCGTGATCAACAACGCCGGCATCGTCGGCGACGCCCCCTTCGAGGACATGACCGCCGATAGGCTGGAACCCCTCGTCGATGTGCACCTCAAGGGCGCGTTCTATGTGGCGCGGCCCGCGTGGAAGGTCATGCGTGAGCAGCGGTACGGCCGGGTGCTCAACACCTGCTCGGCCGCCGGACTCCTTGGCGCCGAACGCATGAGCAACTACGGCGCGGCGAAAACCGGGATGATCGGCCTCACCCGCGTGCTGGCCGCCGAAGGGGCCGAGCACGGAATCAAGGTCAATGCCATCGCGCCAATCGCCCACACGCGGATGCTGACCCACTCGCTCGACGGCGCCACCGAGGCAGACGACGCGGCGGCGCGGGCCGTGTTGGATGACCTTGCGGGCCAATACCTGCGGGAGCTCGACCCAGCGCGGGTCGCGCCGGTGGCGGCCTTCCTGGCGCACCGGGATTGCCCGGTTTCCGGAGAGATCTACACGGCGGGCGCCGGACACGTCGCACGGTTCTTCATCGGCAGGACAAAAGGATTCCGTAGCCCCGACTTGTCCATCGAAGATGTGCGCGACCATCTCGACGAGATCCGCGACGAAACCGGCTACACGGTCCCGGGTGGACCCGCCGACGAGATAGCCGAGTTGTTCGCGACCATCACGAACAACTGA
- a CDS encoding SDR family NAD(P)-dependent oxidoreductase, with amino-acid sequence MALEQFRLDGQVAIVTGAGKGVGAGIARVLGEAGATVVGTARTEADIVGTIQGIESAGGKGLALVADAMSRPDGERVVNAAMERFGRIDILVNNVGGSTYARFLDITDEDFRHTFDWCVTSAFIMSQLAAPHMLDAGHGSIINISSGSARFGIRALTAYCVAKGGLEALTRAMAQELAPKIRVNAIALGSFATDGLKGSLDLMPGSLEKMQEATPLHRLGDVEDLGRLAVYLCTRDCYATNATFHVDGGIDSNNSPLPIPDY; translated from the coding sequence ATGGCATTGGAGCAATTCAGGTTGGATGGACAGGTCGCGATCGTCACCGGCGCCGGGAAGGGTGTCGGCGCGGGGATAGCGCGGGTCTTGGGAGAGGCGGGCGCCACGGTCGTCGGGACCGCACGTACCGAGGCGGATATCGTTGGCACGATTCAAGGCATCGAGTCCGCGGGCGGCAAGGGGCTGGCGCTCGTCGCCGACGCGATGAGTCGTCCCGACGGAGAGCGGGTCGTGAACGCCGCGATGGAGCGGTTTGGCCGCATCGACATTCTCGTCAACAACGTCGGTGGCTCGACCTATGCGAGGTTTCTGGACATCACCGACGAGGACTTTCGGCACACCTTCGACTGGTGTGTGACATCGGCCTTCATCATGAGTCAGCTCGCTGCCCCGCACATGCTCGATGCGGGGCACGGTTCCATCATCAATATCTCGTCGGGGTCAGCTCGGTTCGGCATCCGCGCCCTGACCGCCTATTGCGTCGCGAAGGGCGGCCTCGAGGCTCTTACCCGCGCGATGGCACAGGAACTGGCACCCAAGATTCGCGTCAACGCCATAGCCCTGGGTTCGTTCGCCACCGACGGCCTGAAGGGCAGCCTGGATCTGATGCCCGGGTCGCTGGAGAAGATGCAGGAGGCCACCCCGCTGCATCGGCTGGGCGACGTCGAGGACCTCGGTCGGCTCGCGGTGTATCTCTGCACCCGCGATTGTTACGCAACCAACGCGACCTTCCATGTCGACGGCGGCATCGACTCCAACAATTCGCCGCTGCCGATACCCGACTACTGA
- a CDS encoding DUF7064 domain-containing protein, which yields MHADIAQVIERPGDLTAAWLTAAIGAGPITDFSVERIGTGQMSECYRIRLSYAGAPDGPESVVLKVAATDPVSRQTGLALGLYEREVRFYGDIAPRLGGPIAPCYHAAVDTSTGAFDLLLGDAGPAVVGDEIAGATAEQAHLCVLELGRLHGPLLGDAALAEAPWLNRESPLNQAMIAPLYAGFIDRYGDQIAPEHRMVCERLVASFDGYLAQEAAPDRIRGLMHGDYRLDNLLFGTAGADRPLTVVDWQTVSWGPALTDLSYFLGCALPTNDRREQYDALLRDYHEALGPTAPLSLADVAEGVRRQSFFGVMMAIVSSMLVERTERGDRMFMTMLQRHCDHVLDTDALATLPVARAPEPLRPSEQDELAHAPTAEPLWSESWYADFADVAQGLGGWFRLGLVANEQTAWVHALLCGPGMPTVALDAQVPLPADPWEVRTESFELGHSATAPLHTYRVDVRAQAQAHPDPSALLRGEPGTPVEMAMNLVWATDGTPYKYRLTTRYEIPCTVSGTVTIGDATYRVESVPGQRDHSWGVRDWWSMDWMWSALHLDDGTHLHGVNIRIPGAPAFSIGYLQDAEGAVTELQSVESRESFDANGLPLTATLTLDPGAITADVEVRGQAPVRLTAADGRVSQFPRVWATVKTADGRGGVGWVEWNRNLGERSE from the coding sequence ATGCATGCCGACATCGCGCAAGTCATCGAACGACCCGGCGACCTCACCGCCGCGTGGCTGACAGCGGCGATCGGCGCCGGTCCCATCACCGATTTCTCCGTGGAGCGGATCGGCACCGGGCAGATGAGCGAGTGCTACCGCATCCGGCTCAGTTACGCCGGCGCCCCCGACGGCCCCGAGTCGGTGGTGCTCAAGGTGGCGGCCACCGACCCGGTGAGCCGGCAAACGGGGCTGGCGCTGGGCCTCTACGAGCGCGAGGTGCGCTTTTACGGCGACATAGCGCCACGGCTGGGCGGGCCGATAGCGCCCTGCTATCACGCCGCCGTCGACACCTCGACCGGTGCGTTCGATCTCCTGCTGGGTGATGCCGGGCCGGCGGTCGTCGGCGACGAAATCGCCGGCGCGACAGCCGAACAGGCGCATCTGTGTGTCCTCGAGTTGGGGCGGCTGCACGGCCCGCTGCTCGGCGACGCCGCACTGGCCGAAGCACCGTGGCTGAACCGTGAATCGCCGCTCAACCAGGCGATGATCGCCCCGCTGTACGCGGGATTCATCGACCGCTACGGCGACCAGATCGCGCCGGAGCACCGCATGGTGTGCGAACGCCTGGTCGCCTCCTTCGACGGATACCTGGCCCAGGAAGCGGCCCCGGACCGCATCCGGGGGCTGATGCACGGCGACTACCGGTTGGACAACTTGCTGTTCGGGACGGCCGGGGCCGACCGTCCGCTGACGGTCGTCGATTGGCAGACGGTTTCCTGGGGGCCGGCCCTGACCGACCTGTCGTACTTCCTGGGCTGCGCGCTGCCGACGAACGATCGCCGGGAGCAGTACGACGCGCTGCTGCGCGACTACCACGAGGCGCTGGGACCGACGGCGCCGCTGTCGCTCGCCGACGTCGCCGAAGGCGTGCGCCGGCAGAGCTTTTTCGGAGTGATGATGGCGATCGTGTCCTCGATGCTGGTCGAGCGGACCGAGCGCGGCGACCGGATGTTCATGACGATGCTGCAGCGGCACTGCGATCACGTGCTCGACACGGATGCGCTGGCGACGCTGCCGGTCGCACGGGCACCCGAACCATTGCGGCCTTCGGAGCAGGACGAACTTGCGCACGCTCCGACCGCCGAACCGCTGTGGAGCGAGAGCTGGTACGCCGACTTCGCCGATGTGGCACAGGGATTGGGCGGCTGGTTCCGCCTCGGCCTGGTCGCCAACGAGCAGACGGCCTGGGTGCACGCGCTGCTGTGCGGCCCTGGCATGCCGACCGTCGCCCTCGACGCGCAAGTACCGCTGCCGGCGGACCCGTGGGAGGTGCGCACCGAATCCTTCGAGCTCGGCCACTCCGCGACGGCGCCGCTGCACACCTACCGCGTCGATGTGCGTGCGCAGGCTCAGGCTCACCCCGATCCGTCGGCGTTGCTGCGCGGGGAGCCCGGCACCCCCGTCGAGATGGCGATGAACTTGGTGTGGGCCACCGACGGTACCCCGTACAAGTACCGATTGACGACGCGGTATGAGATCCCGTGCACGGTGTCGGGCACGGTCACCATCGGCGACGCCACCTACCGGGTCGAGTCGGTTCCCGGCCAACGCGATCATTCCTGGGGGGTGCGCGACTGGTGGAGCATGGACTGGATGTGGAGCGCGCTGCACCTCGACGACGGCACCCATCTGCACGGCGTGAACATCCGGATTCCCGGCGCACCGGCCTTCAGCATCGGCTACCTCCAGGATGCCGAGGGCGCGGTCACCGAACTGCAATCCGTGGAATCGCGAGAGTCCTTCGACGCCAACGGATTACCGCTAACCGCCACACTGACCCTCGACCCCGGCGCGATCACCGCGGACGTCGAGGTCCGCGGCCAGGCGCCGGTGCGCCTGACCGCCGCAGACGGCCGGGTGAGCCAGTTCCCGCGGGTGTGGGCCACGGTCAAGACGGCGGACGGCCGCGGCGGGGTCGGCTGGGTGGAGTGGAATCGCAACCTCGGCGAACGGTCCGAGTGA
- a CDS encoding TetR/AcrR family transcriptional regulator, with protein MAVTDRLSAREAKRLQTRERLMGAAIAEFARAGMAEADVSAIVAAAGVAHGTFFFHFPTKEHVLLELERREEDRIAKQFAQFLKAKHDLASALNEAVRLVIGLERRLGDLLFNDFLALHFSQTRPPTEDGRDHPLVVLVAEEIAQAQERGEIDPGVSPMNSAVFFLLGLYSLLITTNHWPTGRALLEDYVARTLRSMRP; from the coding sequence ATGGCTGTCACAGACCGGCTGTCGGCACGAGAAGCGAAGCGCCTGCAGACAAGGGAACGATTGATGGGCGCCGCGATCGCGGAGTTCGCCCGCGCCGGGATGGCCGAGGCCGACGTCAGCGCGATCGTGGCAGCTGCGGGCGTAGCGCACGGGACCTTCTTCTTCCACTTCCCCACCAAGGAGCATGTGCTGCTGGAGCTGGAGCGCCGCGAAGAGGACCGCATCGCAAAGCAATTCGCGCAATTCTTGAAGGCCAAGCACGATCTTGCGTCCGCCCTGAACGAGGCGGTCCGCTTGGTGATCGGATTGGAACGCCGGCTGGGCGATCTGCTTTTCAACGACTTTCTCGCGCTGCACTTCTCCCAAACTCGTCCGCCTACCGAGGACGGCAGGGATCACCCCCTGGTCGTCTTGGTCGCCGAGGAGATCGCGCAGGCTCAAGAACGCGGCGAGATCGATCCCGGCGTCAGCCCCATGAACAGTGCGGTGTTCTTCTTGCTCGGCCTCTACTCCCTGTTGATCACGACCAATCACTGGCCGACGGGCCGCGCACTGTTGGAGGATTACGTCGCGCGGACGTTGCGGAGTATGCGGCCCTGA
- a CDS encoding cytochrome P450: MSISSEISQSCSDADLPVLPVRRPSHCPLAAPPEFAEWREQPGLRRAMFQGNPVWVVSRYQDIRAALVDPRLSAKTIPDSILPTDADNKVAVMFARTDDPEHHRLRRMMTSNFTFRRCESMRPHIQEMVDHYLGQMIAHGAPADLVREFALPVPSMVIALLLGVPPEDLALFQHNTTKGLDQRSTDEEKGRAFGAMYAYIEELVERKAREPGDDLISRLLTEYVAKGQLDHTTTAMNSVIMMQAGHETTANMISLGTVALLEHPDVFERLGQTEDPAVIANTVEELMRYLSIVHSQVDRVATEDLMIGGQLIRAGEYVMMSLLAGNWDAEFVDNPESLDVDRNTRGHLGFGYGVHQCIGANLARVEMQVAFATLARRLPGLKLAVPPEELRFKDANIYGMKELPVSW, from the coding sequence ATGTCAATATCTTCCGAGATTTCCCAATCCTGCTCCGACGCGGATCTTCCTGTGCTGCCCGTCCGGCGGCCGTCGCACTGCCCGCTCGCGGCCCCGCCCGAGTTCGCGGAGTGGCGGGAGCAGCCCGGGTTGCGGCGGGCGATGTTCCAGGGCAATCCGGTCTGGGTGGTCAGCCGCTACCAGGACATCCGGGCGGCGCTGGTTGACCCGCGCTTGTCCGCGAAGACCATTCCGGACTCGATCCTGCCGACGGACGCCGACAACAAGGTCGCGGTGATGTTCGCGCGGACCGACGATCCCGAACATCATCGGTTGCGGCGCATGATGACGAGCAACTTCACCTTCCGGCGCTGCGAATCGATGCGGCCGCACATCCAGGAAATGGTTGATCACTATCTCGGCCAGATGATCGCCCATGGCGCGCCGGCCGACCTGGTGCGCGAATTCGCGCTGCCGGTGCCGTCGATGGTGATCGCGCTGCTGCTGGGGGTGCCGCCCGAAGACCTCGCACTCTTTCAGCACAACACCACGAAGGGGCTTGACCAGAGATCCACCGACGAGGAAAAGGGCCGGGCGTTCGGGGCCATGTACGCCTACATCGAGGAGTTGGTGGAACGCAAAGCGCGCGAACCGGGCGATGACTTGATCAGTCGCCTGCTCACCGAATACGTCGCGAAGGGCCAACTCGACCACACCACCACCGCCATGAACAGCGTGATCATGATGCAGGCCGGCCACGAAACCACCGCCAACATGATCTCGCTGGGAACGGTTGCGCTCCTGGAACATCCCGACGTGTTCGAGCGACTCGGGCAGACGGAGGACCCGGCCGTCATCGCGAACACCGTCGAAGAGCTCATGCGCTACCTCAGCATCGTGCACAGCCAGGTCGATCGTGTGGCGACCGAAGACCTGATGATCGGCGGTCAGCTGATTCGCGCGGGAGAGTACGTCATGATGAGCCTGCTCGCCGGGAACTGGGATGCCGAATTCGTCGACAATCCCGAATCCCTCGACGTCGACCGAAACACCCGCGGGCACTTGGGCTTCGGTTATGGCGTGCACCAATGCATCGGAGCCAACCTGGCCCGTGTCGAGATGCAGGTTGCGTTCGCCACGCTGGCGCGCCGCCTGCCCGGGCTCAAACTCGCGGTCCCGCCCGAGGAACTGAGGTTCAAAGACGCCAACATCTATGGCATGAAAGAACTTCCGGTCAGTTGGTGA
- a CDS encoding TetR/AcrR family transcriptional regulator: MTAVEDRPLRADAARNVERILRAARDVYGELGPDAPAEAVARRAGVGERTLYRRFPTKADLVRAALDQSIAEDLTPVIENARRADDPLRGLTQLIEAAISLGAREHNLLTAARRAGSLTSDISVSLNAALGELAREGQRAGSIRADLVTDDLPRLVAMLFSVLSTMDADSDGWRRYVALVVDAISVNERRPLPPPAPLRYVVGPNSWPL; the protein is encoded by the coding sequence ATGACCGCGGTTGAGGACCGGCCGTTGCGGGCGGACGCGGCGCGCAACGTCGAGCGCATTCTGCGCGCGGCGCGGGACGTCTATGGGGAGCTGGGGCCCGATGCGCCGGCGGAGGCGGTCGCACGGCGCGCGGGCGTCGGTGAGCGCACCCTTTACCGCAGGTTTCCGACGAAGGCCGACCTGGTGCGGGCCGCCCTGGATCAAAGCATCGCCGAGGACCTCACGCCGGTGATCGAAAACGCCCGCCGTGCCGATGACCCGCTGCGGGGCCTCACCCAACTGATCGAAGCGGCGATCTCGCTGGGGGCCCGCGAACATAACCTACTGACCGCCGCACGGCGGGCCGGGTCACTCACGTCCGACATCTCGGTTTCGCTCAACGCTGCGCTTGGCGAGCTTGCCCGCGAGGGCCAGCGAGCCGGCAGCATCCGCGCCGACCTGGTCACCGACGACCTGCCTCGCCTGGTCGCGATGCTCTTCAGCGTGCTGTCGACCATGGATGCGGACAGCGACGGCTGGCGACGTTACGTCGCCCTCGTCGTCGATGCGATATCGGTCAATGAACGCCGGCCGTTGCCCCCGCCCGCGCCGCTGCGGTATGTCGTCGGGCCGAATAGCTGGCCGCTGTAA